In Streptomyces sp. NBC_00448, the following are encoded in one genomic region:
- a CDS encoding AzlD domain-containing protein: protein MTGETNTWIAIGATALGCYGVKLLGLSVPAGLLERPLVKRLAALLPIALLAALTALQTFGTDALRLAIDARTAGLAAAATALLLRAPFLVVVAAAVLVTAAVRAM, encoded by the coding sequence ATGACAGGGGAAACGAACACGTGGATCGCCATCGGTGCCACCGCCCTGGGCTGCTACGGAGTGAAACTGCTCGGCCTGTCCGTGCCCGCGGGGCTGCTGGAGCGCCCGCTCGTCAAGCGACTGGCCGCTCTGCTGCCCATCGCCCTGCTCGCCGCCCTGACCGCGCTGCAGACCTTCGGCACCGATGCCTTGCGTCTGGCGATCGACGCGCGGACCGCGGGGCTGGCGGCGGCGGCCACCGCGCTGCTCCTGCGCGCGCCCTTCCTCGTGGTGGTCGCCGCCGCGGTACTGGTCACCGCCGCGGTACGGGCGATGTAG
- a CDS encoding DUF3046 domain-containing protein — MRLTMFWERMRAQFGETYADSFARDHVMSELGGRTVVQALEDGWEAKDVWRAVCVAMDVPAARR; from the coding sequence ATGCGGCTGACGATGTTCTGGGAGCGGATGCGCGCGCAGTTCGGCGAGACCTACGCCGACTCCTTCGCGCGTGACCACGTGATGTCCGAACTGGGCGGCCGTACGGTCGTCCAGGCGCTGGAGGACGGCTGGGAGGCGAAGGACGTCTGGCGGGCGGTCTGCGTGGCCATGGACGTGCCCGCTGCTCGACGCTGA
- a CDS encoding AI-2E family transporter: MAARDESPDPAPDAPGDGSRPSRARMPRWLPRALVLALALVACYQFAHWAFDRLVGLLVNVLVAFFCALAIEPAVDWMARRRIRRGLATGIVMLVVLVAAAGFLLAVGSLLVDQIGTIVRNLPQYVDDVVKWINRTFHTHIDTGGKLHDKVLHSNWVRTYLTSGAASVWGISATVIGTIFQVFTVVLFTFYLAADGPRLRRTLCSMLPPAHQAEVLRAWDIAVAKTGGYLYSRALMAVVSGLAHYILLQVLGVPYAPALGVWVGLVSQFIPTVGTYLAGALPILVAFTEDPWDALWVLCFVVVYQQFENYLLQPRITARTVDIHPAVAFGSVIAGTALLGAVGALIAIPATATLQGFFTAYVRRYEVTDPRM; this comes from the coding sequence GTGGCAGCACGTGACGAGTCTCCCGACCCGGCGCCCGACGCGCCCGGCGACGGATCGCGCCCGTCACGTGCGCGCATGCCGCGCTGGCTGCCTCGCGCGCTCGTCCTCGCGCTCGCCCTCGTCGCCTGCTACCAGTTCGCGCACTGGGCGTTCGACCGGCTGGTCGGACTCCTCGTCAACGTCCTGGTCGCGTTCTTCTGCGCCCTGGCCATCGAGCCCGCGGTGGACTGGATGGCCAGGCGCCGCATCCGCCGGGGCCTGGCCACCGGAATCGTGATGCTCGTGGTGCTGGTCGCCGCTGCCGGCTTCCTGCTGGCCGTCGGCTCCTTGCTCGTCGACCAGATCGGCACCATCGTGCGCAACCTGCCGCAGTACGTCGACGACGTGGTGAAGTGGATCAACCGGACCTTCCACACGCACATCGACACCGGCGGCAAGCTGCATGACAAGGTGCTGCACTCCAACTGGGTGCGCACCTACCTCACCAGTGGTGCCGCCAGCGTGTGGGGCATCTCGGCCACGGTCATCGGCACGATCTTCCAGGTCTTCACGGTGGTGCTGTTCACCTTCTACCTGGCCGCGGACGGGCCCCGGCTGCGCCGCACGCTGTGCTCCATGCTCCCGCCCGCGCACCAGGCGGAAGTCCTGCGGGCCTGGGACATCGCGGTCGCCAAGACCGGCGGCTACCTCTACTCCCGCGCCCTGATGGCCGTGGTCTCGGGACTCGCCCACTACATCCTGCTCCAGGTGCTCGGTGTTCCCTACGCCCCCGCGCTCGGGGTCTGGGTGGGGCTGGTCTCGCAGTTCATCCCCACCGTCGGCACCTACCTGGCCGGGGCCCTGCCGATCCTCGTCGCGTTCACCGAGGACCCGTGGGACGCGCTGTGGGTGCTGTGCTTCGTCGTGGTCTACCAGCAGTTCGAGAACTACCTGCTCCAACCGCGGATCACCGCACGTACGGTGGACATCCATCCGGCGGTCGCCTTCGGCTCGGTGATCGCGGGGACGGCGCTGCTCGGCGCGGTCGGCGCGCTCATCGCCATCCCGGCCACCGCCACGCTCCAGGGCTTCTTCACCGCCTATGTAAGGCGCTACGAGGTCACCGACCCGCGGATGTGA
- the recX gene encoding recombination regulator RecX has protein sequence MPGTPTRATSSARARRTSGTSCGTTRTSRTRSRSGSRRSSASACRSPRSRPPSRRPTPRGRPRPARRSPPRPMSPLRRRRPRPPPPRSDAMERKSQKRGGSSESRASREPPLDPGEQARALCLRLLTGTPRTRRQLADAMRKREIPDDVAEHVLERFEDVGLIDDQAFANAWVESRHRGRGLARRALARELRHRGVDAELVTEAVELLDSEQEEETARELVRRRLPATRGLDRDRRIRRLAGMLARKGYPEGMSLRVVRDALAAEGADGEDTEEERWAWQGE, from the coding sequence GTGCCTGGTACACCTACGAGGGCGACCAGCTCGGCCAGGGCAAGGAGAACGTCCGGAACTTCCTGCGGGACAACCCGGACCTCGCGGACGAGATCGAGAAGCGGATCAAGGAGAAGCTCGGCGTCGGCGTGCCGAAGCCCGAGATCCCGGCCGCCCAGCCGGAGGCCGACGCCGCGGGGTCGGCCGCGTCCGGCAAGGCGGAGCCCGCCAAGGCCGATGTCCCCGCTCCGAAGAAGGCGACCAAGGCCACCGCCGCCAAGGTCTGACGCCATGGAGCGCAAGTCCCAGAAGCGCGGCGGCTCTTCCGAGTCGAGGGCCTCGCGAGAGCCGCCGCTCGATCCTGGTGAGCAGGCGCGGGCGCTGTGCCTGCGCCTGCTCACCGGGACCCCCCGCACCCGCCGGCAGCTCGCCGACGCCATGCGCAAGCGCGAGATCCCCGACGACGTCGCCGAGCACGTCCTGGAGCGCTTCGAGGACGTCGGCCTCATCGACGACCAGGCGTTCGCCAACGCCTGGGTGGAGTCACGACACCGCGGCCGCGGCCTCGCCCGCCGCGCCCTCGCCCGCGAGCTTCGCCACCGTGGTGTGGACGCGGAGCTGGTGACCGAGGCCGTGGAACTGCTCGATTCCGAGCAGGAGGAGGAGACCGCCCGCGAGCTGGTCCGGCGCCGATTGCCGGCCACCCGTGGCCTGGACCGCGACCGGCGGATCAGACGTCTCGCGGGCATGCTCGCCCGCAAGGGATACCCGGAGGGCATGTCCCTGCGAGTGGTCCGCGACGCACTGGCAGCCGAAGGCGCCGACGGTGAGGACACGGAAGAGGAGCGGTGGGCATGGCAAGGCGAATAG
- a CDS encoding FAD-dependent monooxygenase, with the protein MDPVIVAGAGPVGLTLALALAHRDVPVILLDEAEVLGGAEGLRQARTCVLGPATAALVERLGYGGLRGDGATWTGWRTLRRRTEVLRLDFGADPAGAPVHVAQYLLEKGLRTELSSRGSVRVVSGCRVDAVEQDARGVTVHTKGAEETWWRGSYLVGCDGPRSTVRKLLGVRFPGRTAVDRHAVVTVRTELPEPGVALLHRDPPGAPAGQEITARPLPDGRWRMDWLLPVHGRQLTSDALVERLRAALTAWCGKVVPYELVGSADYPVHQRLARAWRADRVFLAGDAAHLMGALGAQSVEEGLRDAENLAWKLALAVHDGASDLLLDSYEAERRGAVGTRLRATDQALPLLRANGAWQTVRHSLLSGSARGQVELLTDSHLGRGGTAASTVYGRSPLTVPAPRSSARSGGMSSLVAECDTRPGEAVADVAVTALDGTVSRLRDRLGRGLVVVLVAPGTGVWESRHWLTAGLMPRLASAVAALPTGAELLVAETYPGATAHTVLLVRPDGHLVAAMVGCRPAELYSYADLARGGPPAPAGSRDDPADDATPDEDGPDRPDGRPGGDTAGHQVSGRTG; encoded by the coding sequence GTGGACCCGGTGATCGTCGCGGGGGCCGGCCCAGTGGGTCTGACCCTCGCCCTCGCGCTGGCCCACCGCGATGTGCCCGTGATCCTGCTGGACGAGGCGGAGGTGCTCGGCGGAGCCGAGGGGCTGCGGCAGGCGCGCACCTGTGTGCTCGGTCCGGCGACCGCAGCGCTCGTGGAACGCCTCGGCTACGGCGGACTGCGCGGCGACGGCGCGACCTGGACGGGCTGGCGCACGCTGCGCCGGCGTACGGAGGTGTTACGGCTGGACTTCGGCGCCGATCCCGCGGGCGCGCCGGTCCATGTCGCGCAGTACCTGCTGGAGAAGGGGTTGCGGACGGAGCTTTCGTCCCGCGGCTCGGTGCGTGTCGTGTCCGGCTGCCGGGTGGACGCGGTGGAGCAGGACGCGCGCGGGGTCACCGTGCACACCAAGGGCGCCGAGGAGACCTGGTGGCGCGGCAGTTACCTGGTGGGGTGCGACGGTCCGCGCTCCACGGTCCGCAAGCTGCTGGGCGTACGTTTCCCCGGCCGTACGGCGGTGGACCGGCACGCGGTGGTGACGGTGCGGACCGAACTGCCCGAACCCGGCGTGGCGCTGCTGCACCGCGATCCGCCGGGAGCCCCGGCCGGGCAGGAGATCACCGCCCGCCCGCTGCCGGACGGACGGTGGCGGATGGACTGGCTGCTGCCGGTGCACGGCCGCCAACTCACCTCCGACGCGCTGGTGGAACGTCTCAGGGCCGCCCTGACCGCCTGGTGCGGCAAGGTGGTGCCGTACGAGCTGGTCGGCTCGGCCGACTATCCGGTCCATCAGCGGCTGGCTCGCGCCTGGCGGGCCGATCGGGTCTTCCTCGCGGGGGACGCGGCGCACCTGATGGGGGCGCTGGGGGCGCAGAGCGTCGAAGAAGGGCTGCGCGACGCGGAGAACCTCGCCTGGAAGTTGGCACTCGCCGTTCACGACGGCGCTTCCGATCTCCTGCTCGACAGCTACGAGGCGGAGCGGCGGGGCGCGGTCGGCACCCGGCTGCGCGCTACCGACCAGGCGCTTCCGCTGCTGCGGGCGAACGGTGCCTGGCAGACGGTCCGCCACAGCCTGCTGTCCGGCTCGGCCCGCGGCCAGGTCGAGTTGCTGACCGACAGTCATCTCGGGCGCGGCGGCACGGCTGCTTCCACGGTGTACGGCCGCTCACCGCTTACGGTACCCGCACCTCGGAGTTCCGCCAGGTCGGGCGGGATGTCGTCGCTGGTGGCCGAGTGCGACACGCGGCCGGGCGAAGCGGTGGCCGACGTGGCCGTCACCGCGCTGGACGGCACGGTGAGCCGGCTGCGCGACCGGCTCGGGCGCGGGTTGGTGGTGGTGCTCGTCGCGCCCGGGACCGGAGTGTGGGAGTCGCGGCACTGGCTGACGGCCGGTCTGATGCCGCGGCTGGCGTCAGCGGTGGCCGCGCTGCCCACCGGGGCGGAGCTGCTGGTCGCCGAGACCTATCCGGGGGCGACCGCGCACACGGTGCTGCTGGTCCGGCCGGACGGGCATCTGGTGGCGGCGATGGTGGGCTGCCGGCCCGCCGAGTTGTACTCCTACGCGGACCTGGCCCGGGGAGGTCCGCCGGCACCGGCGGGCAGCCGGGACGACCCGGCCGACGACGCCACCCCCGATGAGGATGGACCCGACCGCCCGGACGGGCGTCCGGGGGGCGATACGGCCGGTCACCAGGTCAGCGGGCGCACCGGCTGA
- a CDS encoding response regulator transcription factor codes for MRLLLVEDDDRVAAALSAVLGKHGFDVRHARSGEEAIQALLPDGGPEYDCVLLDLGLPDQDGFEVCSRIRRRSATPVIMVTARSDVRSRIHGLNLGADDYVVKPYDTGELLARIHAVVRRPPLRPGAAQNAGPATPPNGSPVVTMPGAADGTPMSLGQVVIEPSTRRVTVDGDPVALTRKEFDLLALLAQRPGVVFRREQIISEVWRTAWEGTGRTLEVHVASLRSKLRTPAMIETVRGVGYRLVVPAG; via the coding sequence ATGCGACTGCTGCTGGTGGAGGACGACGACCGGGTCGCCGCCGCCCTCTCCGCGGTGCTCGGAAAGCACGGCTTCGACGTGCGCCACGCCCGTAGCGGCGAGGAGGCGATCCAGGCGCTGCTTCCCGACGGCGGCCCGGAGTACGACTGCGTGCTGCTCGACCTGGGGCTGCCGGACCAGGACGGCTTCGAGGTGTGCAGCCGCATCAGGCGCCGCAGCGCCACCCCGGTGATCATGGTCACGGCCCGATCCGACGTCAGGTCCCGCATCCATGGTCTCAACCTGGGCGCGGACGACTACGTCGTGAAGCCGTACGACACCGGCGAACTGCTGGCGCGTATCCACGCGGTGGTACGCCGACCGCCGCTGCGACCCGGGGCCGCCCAGAACGCGGGGCCGGCCACACCGCCGAACGGCAGCCCGGTGGTGACCATGCCGGGCGCCGCCGACGGCACCCCGATGTCACTCGGCCAGGTGGTGATCGAACCGTCCACCCGGCGGGTCACCGTGGACGGCGATCCGGTGGCGCTGACCCGCAAGGAGTTCGACCTGCTCGCGCTCCTCGCCCAGCGGCCCGGGGTGGTCTTCCGCCGGGAGCAGATCATCAGCGAGGTGTGGCGCACCGCGTGGGAGGGAACCGGCCGCACCCTGGAGGTGCATGTGGCCTCGCTGCGTTCCAAGTTGCGCACCCCGGCCATGATCGAGACGGTGCGCGGGGTCGGCTACCGGCTCGTCGTGCCGGCCGGCTGA
- a CDS encoding sensor histidine kinase has translation MRSRLLPLLIVLMAGVLLALGFPLAASQAAAQQQRVVVDRIDDTTRFAALAQFVTARDENTVVDPEDDERLHTLVTELDRYEQLYGIRAGVFYRDRTSMAAAPHSWRVPSSGELYDAYDSALLGRRVHNPEQVWPWQHRMLAIASPIVRDGDVVAVVVTDSPTGALRSRILHGWLLLAAGELAAMAIAVLLAVRLTAWVLLPVATLDRVTHDIATGRMKSRVGASGGPPELRRLVRSFNEMADNVEAVLEQQRSFVADASHQLRNPLSALLLRIELLGLELPDGHTEAESVKEEGHRLAQVLDDLLGLAVAESSGSHLGVTDIAELARTRADAWRPSGDREGVAVHFSAPAHGGATAWADAIALSSALDAVIDNAIKFTPEGSAVTVRVAVDSDQVAIEVADSGPGLNDDELDRIGDRFWRSARHQNVHGSGLGLSIARALLSQGGGSISFGRREPHGLEVRLAVPRTAPVASARPAD, from the coding sequence GTGCGCTCACGACTCCTGCCGCTGCTCATCGTCCTGATGGCCGGCGTCCTGCTCGCGCTCGGGTTCCCGCTGGCCGCCAGCCAGGCGGCCGCCCAGCAGCAGCGCGTCGTGGTGGACCGTATCGACGACACCACCCGCTTCGCGGCGCTGGCGCAGTTCGTCACGGCTCGCGACGAGAACACGGTCGTCGACCCGGAGGACGACGAGCGGCTGCACACGCTGGTGACCGAACTCGACCGCTACGAGCAGCTCTACGGCATCAGGGCCGGCGTCTTCTACCGGGACCGCACGTCGATGGCCGCGGCGCCGCACAGCTGGCGGGTCCCGTCCAGCGGGGAGTTGTACGACGCGTACGACTCGGCGCTGCTGGGGCGGCGCGTCCACAATCCGGAGCAGGTATGGCCGTGGCAGCACCGCATGCTCGCCATCGCCTCGCCGATCGTGCGGGACGGCGACGTGGTCGCGGTGGTCGTCACCGACTCGCCCACCGGGGCGCTGCGTTCGCGCATCCTGCACGGCTGGCTGCTGCTCGCGGCCGGAGAACTCGCGGCGATGGCCATCGCGGTCCTGCTCGCGGTGCGGCTGACCGCCTGGGTGCTGCTGCCGGTCGCGACGCTGGACCGGGTCACGCACGACATCGCCACCGGCCGGATGAAGTCGCGGGTCGGGGCATCCGGGGGACCCCCGGAACTTCGGCGCCTGGTCCGGTCGTTCAACGAGATGGCGGACAACGTCGAAGCCGTGCTGGAGCAGCAGCGCTCCTTCGTCGCCGACGCCTCGCACCAGTTGCGCAATCCGCTGTCTGCCCTGCTGCTGCGGATCGAGCTGCTCGGCCTCGAGCTGCCCGACGGCCACACCGAGGCCGAATCCGTGAAGGAGGAGGGCCACCGACTCGCCCAGGTGCTCGACGACCTCCTCGGCCTCGCCGTCGCGGAGAGCTCGGGCAGTCACCTGGGCGTCACCGACATCGCGGAACTGGCCAGGACCCGCGCTGACGCCTGGCGGCCCAGCGGCGACCGGGAGGGTGTCGCGGTGCACTTCAGCGCGCCCGCACACGGAGGGGCCACCGCGTGGGCCGACGCGATCGCGCTGTCCAGCGCCCTGGACGCCGTGATCGACAACGCGATCAAGTTCACCCCCGAGGGCAGCGCCGTCACGGTGCGGGTGGCGGTCGACAGCGATCAGGTCGCCATCGAGGTGGCCGACAGCGGACCTGGCCTGAACGACGACGAACTCGACCGGATCGGTGACCGGTTCTGGCGCAGTGCCCGCCACCAGAACGTGCACGGCTCGGGGTTGGGCCTGTCGATCGCGCGGGCGCTGCTCAGCCAGGGCGGTGGCAGCATCAGCTTCGGGCGCCGCGAGCCGCACGGCCTGGAGGTGCGGCTGGCGGTGCCGCGCACCGCGCCGGTGGCATCGGCACGGCCCGCCGACTGA
- a CDS encoding TAXI family TRAP transporter solute-binding subunit — protein sequence MDLTRLGSRLGTRRALQVVLAAASALALLLWWLLPTDGPSYPKGPISLATGVQSGVYEKYGVLLKSDLRTALPGVKVDLKHTEGSVENIEQVADGRSDFTIAAADAVASYSGPNKKDLRACARLYDDYMQLVVPRDSTVRSARDLRGLRVGVGQAGSGVNLITRRLLTAAGLDIAKDVTAVPVGIDQAPSMLLSGKLDAFFWSGGLPTAAVSAMAYPTDRIRLVQLGDLVAKLHSMGSQMQYYRQAMMPPDAYPRAQGGQSVATIAVANLLVTTDHADAGLVQRLTKAVIDSRDSIGKVVHAAQLVDLRTAVFTDPLPLHVGAERYYRSVKP from the coding sequence ATGGACCTCACCCGCCTCGGCAGCCGGCTCGGCACCCGACGTGCCCTCCAGGTCGTGCTGGCCGCCGCCTCGGCCCTGGCACTGCTGCTGTGGTGGCTGCTGCCGACGGACGGTCCGTCGTACCCGAAGGGGCCGATCTCGCTGGCGACCGGGGTGCAGAGCGGGGTCTACGAGAAGTACGGCGTGCTGCTCAAGAGCGACCTGCGGACCGCCCTCCCCGGTGTGAAGGTCGATCTCAAGCACACCGAGGGCTCCGTGGAGAACATCGAGCAGGTGGCGGACGGGCGCTCCGACTTCACGATCGCCGCGGCCGACGCGGTCGCGTCGTACAGCGGGCCGAACAAAAAGGACCTGCGGGCGTGCGCCCGGCTCTACGACGACTACATGCAGCTCGTCGTGCCGCGCGACTCCACCGTGCGGTCGGCACGGGACCTGCGCGGGCTGCGGGTGGGCGTCGGACAGGCCGGATCAGGGGTCAACCTGATCACCAGGCGGCTGCTGACGGCCGCGGGCCTCGACATCGCGAAGGACGTCACCGCGGTGCCGGTCGGGATCGATCAGGCGCCCTCGATGCTGCTCTCCGGCAAGCTCGACGCGTTCTTCTGGTCCGGGGGGCTGCCGACCGCGGCGGTGAGCGCGATGGCGTACCCGACCGACCGTATCCGGCTGGTCCAACTCGGCGACCTGGTGGCCAAGCTGCACTCCATGGGATCGCAGATGCAGTACTACCGGCAGGCGATGATGCCGCCGGACGCGTACCCGCGCGCCCAGGGCGGTCAGTCCGTCGCGACCATCGCGGTGGCGAACCTGCTGGTCACCACGGACCACGCCGACGCCGGTCTGGTGCAGCGGCTGACCAAGGCGGTGATCGACAGCAGGGACTCCATCGGCAAGGTGGTGCACGCGGCGCAACTGGTCGATCTGCGCACCGCCGTCTTCACCGACCCGCTGCCCCTGCACGTGGGCGCGGAGCGCTACTACCGATCCGTGAAGCCGTAG
- the miaB gene encoding tRNA (N6-isopentenyl adenosine(37)-C2)-methylthiotransferase MiaB, whose amino-acid sequence MTAQDTALQRSYEIRTYGCQMNVHDSERLAGLLEDAGYVRAPEGADGADVVVFNTCAVRENADNRLYGNLGQLVPKKAARPGMQIAVGGCLAQKDRDTIVKRAPWVDVVFGTHNIGQLPVLLERSRIADEAQVEIVESLETFPSTLPSRRESAYAAWVAISVGCNNTCTFCIVPALRGKEKDRRPGDVLAEVEALVAEGVVEVTLLGQNVNAYGSDIGDREAFGKLLRATGAVDGLERVRFTSPHPRDFTDDVIAAMAETPNVMHQLHMPLQSGSDRLLKSMRRSYRQDRYLGIIEKVRAAMPDAAITTDIIVGFPGETEEDFEQTLEVVRQARFAQAFTFQYSKRPGTPAAEMDGQIPKAVVQQRYERLVALQEEISWEENKKQVGRTLEVLVAEGEGRKDDATHRLSGRAPDNRLVHFARPEQEVRPGDMATVEITYGAPHHLLAERPPLSVRRTRAGDAWERRQGAAAAKPAGVMLGLPTIGAPAPAPEAVPAGGCALD is encoded by the coding sequence ATGACCGCGCAGGACACCGCTCTCCAGCGAAGCTACGAGATCCGCACCTACGGGTGCCAGATGAACGTCCACGACTCCGAGCGTCTGGCCGGCCTCCTGGAGGACGCGGGGTATGTGCGGGCGCCGGAGGGCGCCGACGGCGCGGACGTCGTGGTCTTCAACACCTGTGCGGTGCGGGAGAACGCCGACAACCGGCTCTACGGCAACCTCGGCCAGCTCGTGCCGAAGAAGGCCGCGCGCCCTGGCATGCAGATCGCGGTCGGCGGCTGCCTGGCGCAGAAGGACCGCGACACCATCGTCAAGCGCGCCCCCTGGGTCGACGTCGTCTTCGGCACCCACAACATCGGGCAGCTCCCGGTGCTGCTGGAGCGGTCCAGGATCGCGGACGAGGCGCAGGTCGAGATCGTCGAGTCGCTGGAGACGTTCCCCTCCACGCTTCCCTCACGCCGCGAGTCGGCGTACGCGGCCTGGGTCGCGATCTCGGTCGGCTGCAACAACACCTGCACGTTCTGCATCGTGCCCGCGCTGCGAGGCAAGGAGAAGGACCGGCGGCCCGGCGACGTGCTCGCCGAGGTCGAGGCGCTGGTCGCCGAGGGGGTCGTCGAGGTCACCCTGCTCGGTCAGAACGTCAACGCGTACGGCTCCGACATCGGCGACCGCGAGGCGTTCGGCAAGCTGCTGCGGGCCACCGGCGCCGTCGACGGCTTGGAGCGGGTCCGCTTCACCTCCCCGCACCCGCGCGACTTCACCGACGACGTGATCGCCGCCATGGCCGAGACGCCGAACGTGATGCACCAGCTCCACATGCCGCTCCAGTCGGGCTCCGACCGGCTGCTGAAGTCGATGCGCAGGTCGTACCGGCAGGACCGCTACCTCGGAATCATCGAGAAGGTGCGCGCCGCGATGCCGGACGCCGCCATCACCACCGACATCATCGTGGGCTTCCCCGGCGAGACCGAGGAGGACTTCGAACAGACCCTGGAGGTCGTGCGCCAGGCGCGTTTCGCGCAGGCGTTCACCTTCCAGTACAGCAAGCGGCCCGGCACCCCGGCGGCCGAGATGGACGGCCAGATCCCCAAGGCGGTCGTGCAGCAGCGCTACGAGCGGCTGGTCGCACTCCAGGAGGAGATCTCCTGGGAGGAGAACAAGAAGCAGGTCGGCCGCACCCTGGAGGTGCTGGTCGCCGAGGGCGAGGGCCGCAAGGACGACGCCACCCACCGGCTGTCCGGCCGTGCCCCCGACAACCGGCTGGTGCACTTCGCACGGCCGGAGCAGGAGGTCAGGCCCGGCGACATGGCGACCGTCGAGATCACTTACGGAGCCCCGCACCACCTGCTCGCCGAGCGGCCCCCGCTGTCGGTCCGCCGCACTCGCGCCGGTGACGCCTGGGAGCGGCGCCAGGGCGCTGCGGCCGCCAAGCCCGCAGGCGTGATGCTCGGCCTGCCGACGATCGGTGCTCCGGCGCCCGCGCCCGAGGCGGTACCGGCGGGCGGCTGCGCGCTCGACTGA
- a CDS encoding class III extradiol dioxygenase subunit B-like domain-containing protein — protein MLVAAAVCPCPPLLVPEVAAGAAPELDTLRAACADAVGVLAAARPERLVVVGPAPRPGREVFPPGAVGSFRGYGVAVDVTLGQPRADEPAEERTAEPSSDRVDAAPPASPVPLPSSLAVAAWLLRGWQASPVEGLGVGEELEQERCAVAGRAVADAAPRVALLVMGDGSACRTVKAPGYLDERAEPFDAAVAAALGAADTAALEGLDTALAQAVQAAGRAPWQVLAGAARGAGLAGELLYDAAPYGVGYFVATWT, from the coding sequence ATGCTGGTCGCCGCTGCCGTCTGCCCCTGCCCGCCGCTGCTCGTACCCGAGGTCGCGGCCGGTGCCGCGCCCGAGTTGGACACCCTGCGGGCGGCCTGCGCGGACGCCGTCGGCGTGCTGGCCGCGGCGCGACCGGAACGGCTGGTGGTCGTCGGTCCGGCTCCGCGACCTGGGCGCGAGGTCTTCCCTCCCGGTGCGGTCGGCTCCTTCCGCGGCTACGGCGTCGCGGTCGACGTGACGCTGGGACAACCGCGCGCTGACGAGCCCGCCGAAGAGCGAACCGCGGAGCCGTCCTCCGACCGCGTGGACGCGGCGCCGCCCGCCTCGCCGGTTCCGCTGCCGTCCTCGCTCGCGGTGGCCGCGTGGCTGCTGCGCGGCTGGCAGGCGTCGCCTGTCGAGGGGCTCGGGGTGGGGGAGGAACTGGAGCAGGAGCGGTGCGCGGTGGCCGGGCGGGCCGTCGCCGATGCGGCGCCGCGGGTCGCGCTGCTGGTCATGGGCGACGGCAGTGCGTGCCGTACGGTCAAGGCGCCCGGCTATCTGGACGAGCGGGCGGAACCGTTCGACGCCGCCGTGGCCGCGGCGCTCGGCGCGGCCGACACCGCGGCGCTGGAGGGGCTCGACACGGCCTTGGCCCAGGCGGTCCAGGCGGCGGGGCGGGCGCCGTGGCAGGTGCTGGCGGGCGCGGCACGCGGCGCCGGGCTGGCGGGTGAACTGCTGTACGACGCGGCGCCGTACGGGGTCGGCTACTTCGTCGCGACCTGGACGTAG
- a CDS encoding antitoxin — MSFMDSLKGKIGVSKDKAADLAKQHGDKIQQGLDKAAKTVDSKTGGKYSNQINSGVGKAKDAVKGYGDKGRDAT; from the coding sequence ATGAGCTTCATGGACTCGCTCAAGGGCAAGATCGGCGTGTCGAAGGACAAGGCCGCAGACCTCGCCAAGCAGCACGGCGACAAGATCCAGCAGGGCCTCGACAAGGCGGCCAAGACCGTCGACTCCAAGACCGGCGGCAAGTACAGCAACCAGATCAACTCGGGTGTGGGCAAGGCGAAGGACGCCGTGAAGGGCTACGGCGACAAGGGCCGCGACGCCACCTGA